One segment of Acidimicrobiia bacterium DNA contains the following:
- a CDS encoding ABC transporter permease, translating to MTRFVLRRVLWAVVTLMLVASIAFFAVNLLLPFDFAVGVGQRPRAIEAIREHLGTDRPLVVQWLDYMANFVRADLGESYDGERVSTLVASVLPTTVAIFAVGGMVAYLVGEWIGRVVAWSRNRFFSGASSAGSVLLFTAFPPWLVFLLIYFGTDRLFQVRGWFGLDLMPYGPVPEGPLLNVLAVGLVAAFVGGILLRGWARRNDRRVLGMLAIPIGLAAFVTSLLSLGVWAAAIDLLLWPSAVMATIAIVLIAFGESMLVMRAGVSAEMTEDYVFTARAKALPERSIRDRHVAPNAVLPAISRLVTSVPYLITGLIIIERELRLNGVASLFFQAIESGNTPIIIGILTIVGLLGLVLRIALDAIQATIDPRIRIEGEAA from the coding sequence GTGACGAGGTTCGTACTCAGGCGGGTTCTGTGGGCCGTGGTGACGCTGATGTTGGTCGCCTCGATCGCATTCTTCGCGGTGAACCTGTTGCTGCCGTTCGACTTTGCCGTAGGTGTCGGGCAGCGGCCACGGGCGATAGAGGCGATCCGCGAGCACTTGGGGACCGACCGTCCCCTGGTGGTCCAATGGCTCGACTACATGGCGAACTTCGTTCGGGCCGACCTCGGCGAGTCCTACGACGGCGAACGCGTGTCGACGCTGGTGGCGTCGGTGCTCCCGACCACCGTGGCGATCTTCGCCGTCGGAGGGATGGTGGCGTATCTGGTCGGCGAGTGGATTGGGCGGGTGGTGGCATGGAGCCGAAACCGCTTCTTCAGCGGCGCCTCGAGCGCAGGGAGCGTGCTGTTGTTCACCGCATTCCCACCGTGGCTGGTGTTCCTCCTCATCTACTTCGGCACGGACCGCCTCTTCCAGGTCCGGGGGTGGTTCGGGCTCGACCTGATGCCATACGGCCCGGTGCCGGAGGGGCCGCTGTTGAACGTGCTCGCGGTGGGGCTGGTGGCGGCGTTCGTGGGTGGCATCCTCTTGCGAGGATGGGCCCGGCGTAACGATCGCCGGGTGCTGGGGATGCTCGCCATCCCGATCGGCCTGGCGGCCTTCGTGACGTCCTTGCTCTCACTCGGCGTCTGGGCGGCGGCGATCGATCTGCTGTTGTGGCCCAGTGCGGTGATGGCGACCATCGCCATCGTGCTGATCGCATTCGGGGAGAGCATGCTCGTGATGCGTGCCGGGGTCTCGGCGGAGATGACCGAGGACTACGTGTTCACCGCTCGGGCCAAGGCCTTGCCGGAGCGTTCCATCCGTGACCGCCATGTGGCGCCGAATGCGGTGCTCCCGGCGATCTCGAGGCTGGTCACCAGTGTGCCCTACTTGATCACCGGCCTGATCATCATCGAACGCGAGCTTCGACTGAACGGGGTGGCGAGCCTCTTCTTCCAGGCGATCGAGTCCGGGAACACGCCGATCATCATCGGGATACTCACGATCGTCGGGCTGCTCGGTCTGGTGCTCAGGATCGCGCTAGACGCCATCCAGGCAACGATCGATCCCCGAATCCGCATCGAGGGGGAGGCGGCATGA
- the purD gene encoding phosphoribosylamine--glycine ligase: MKVLIVGSGGREHAICRALATAPGIEILIAPGNPGTAQHGRNIDVPADDIGGLVEAARGVDLVIPGPEGPLVAGLADALATAGIPSCGPTAAAARLEGSKAFTRLLTAAAGVPSPTHRIVTLPAAVDDALRAFEAPPVIKADGLAAGKGVFLPDTFDECAAITRDLLAGLLGPAGSTVVMEQRLGGFEASWFHACRGTEAIALPNAMDHKRLLDGDLGPNTGGMGAVSPNPNVGQDLENAVRSDFVVPTLRSLAEGGTPFNGFLFSGLILDGDRPYLLEYNVRLGDPEAQAILPRLPDGVFAEVCAWVAGLRDNPPRFEFDRRDTCAVVLAAAGYPDRPRRGDPITFSPGLETADRWFIHAGTGVDDGRLLTHGGRVGAVVARGDTNVAARDSAYDGVGHVQWEGMIHRTDIGSHDG, encoded by the coding sequence ATGAAAGTCCTCATCGTTGGTTCAGGGGGTCGGGAGCACGCTATCTGTCGGGCGTTGGCGACCGCTCCAGGGATCGAGATCCTGATCGCTCCGGGAAATCCGGGGACTGCTCAGCACGGACGGAACATCGATGTTCCCGCCGATGACATTGGCGGGCTTGTCGAAGCGGCTCGGGGTGTGGACCTGGTCATCCCCGGGCCGGAGGGGCCGCTCGTCGCCGGGTTGGCGGATGCGCTCGCCACCGCCGGAATCCCGAGCTGTGGGCCGACGGCGGCGGCGGCCCGACTCGAGGGATCCAAGGCGTTCACCCGACTTCTGACCGCAGCCGCCGGGGTGCCCTCCCCCACCCATCGGATCGTCACCTTGCCTGCAGCCGTCGACGACGCCCTCCGGGCTTTCGAGGCTCCGCCCGTGATCAAGGCCGATGGCCTTGCCGCCGGCAAGGGAGTGTTCCTCCCCGACACCTTCGACGAGTGCGCCGCGATCACCCGCGATCTCCTCGCCGGGCTACTCGGGCCGGCCGGATCGACGGTGGTAATGGAACAGCGGCTCGGAGGCTTCGAGGCATCTTGGTTTCATGCGTGCCGCGGCACCGAGGCGATTGCCCTCCCCAACGCCATGGATCACAAGCGGCTGCTGGACGGTGACCTCGGACCCAACACCGGCGGGATGGGAGCGGTGAGCCCCAACCCCAACGTCGGCCAGGACCTGGAGAACGCGGTGCGAAGCGACTTCGTCGTGCCGACGCTGCGGTCGCTGGCCGAGGGCGGCACGCCCTTCAACGGGTTCCTCTTCAGCGGGCTGATCCTCGATGGCGACCGTCCATACCTCCTCGAGTACAACGTCCGACTCGGAGATCCTGAAGCCCAGGCGATCCTCCCCCGGCTCCCCGACGGGGTCTTTGCCGAGGTGTGCGCCTGGGTGGCAGGGCTTCGGGACAATCCGCCCCGGTTCGAATTCGATCGACGCGATACCTGCGCGGTCGTGTTGGCAGCAGCCGGTTACCCCGACCGGCCGCGACGGGGTGATCCGATCACTTTCTCGCCCGGTTTGGAGACGGCGGACCGCTGGTTCATCCATGCCGGAACCGGCGTCGACGACGGGCGACTGCTGACCCACGGGGGCCGGGTGGGTGCTGTCGTCGCCCGCGGCGACACGAACGTTGCTGCGCGCGACTCGGCCTATGACGGAGTCGGCCACGTACAGTGGGAGGGCATGATCCACCGCACCGACATCGGAAGCCACGATGGCTGA
- the carB gene encoding carbamoyl-phosphate synthase large subunit has product MPRRDDLHSILLIGSGPIVVGQASEFDYSGTQAIKALRAHGFRVILVNSNPATIMTDPDLADATYIEPITSEVVAAIIEKERPDALLPTLGGQTALNVTAELHRSGELGRLGVEVIGASFDAIEAAEDRGRFRELMESVGLECPPSRAVRSIEDARLAAEEVGFPLMLRPSYTLGGGGTGIVTDPAALDRAVALGLAASPVGEVLVEASVVGWKEFELEVMRDGAGNAVIVCSIENVDPMGVHTGDSVTVAPAMTLSDPEYQEMRTDAIRCLEAVGVQTGGSNVQFAVDPVTGRRLVIEMNPRVSRSSALASKATGFPIAKIAALLAVGFNLDEIANDITGKTPASFEPALDYVVVKFPRFDFAKFPDTDDALGTSMKSVGEVMAIGRTFPEALQKAMRSLEIGDRVAGVAELDLAALVASCALPRSDRLLRVAAALWRGASVAELAEATAIDPWFLDQMSLVEELAHQVEGEGPSEDGARAAKRLGISDARLAGLWSLTEAEVRARRAGWGIEATFKTVDTCAAEFEALTPYFYSTFEDEDEAAPPSPRTVVVLGSGPNRIGQGVEFDYCCVHACFALHEAGYQPVMINCNPETVSTDYDTSDRLYFEPLDFENVMAVIERERPEAVIVQLGGQTPLRLARALADAGVPIAGTSADAIDAAEDRRRFSALCREIGVPQPPNGEATSVREAEEVADQIGFPVLVRPSYVLGGRGMRVVYTLDELIEYLRGLYGAAPSEVDASGAPVAIDRFLEGAVEVDVDALFDGAELVIGGIMEHVEEAGVHSGDSACVIPSQTLSEEARKLIVRYTDALAQGIGVRGLLNIQFAVRGDDVVVLEANPRASRTIPFVSKATGVPLAKLATRVMMGESIQSLRDAGFPLPDEQVPGFVSVKVAVIPWPKFPEQDIVLGPEMRATGEVMGIAADLGTAYAKALLGAGVRLPEKGTVFFSLADRDKEAGLEVARIFARRGFRLLATAGTASFLAERGVPAAHVDKVGEGPWDPVTLIQEGKVDLVVNTPLGRRARGDGRMIRAAAQAGAIPCITTVRGGLAVARTLEGAAADVLQVKSLQEWRA; this is encoded by the coding sequence ATGCCGCGCCGGGATGACCTCCATTCGATCCTGCTGATCGGGTCGGGCCCGATCGTCGTCGGCCAGGCCAGTGAGTTCGACTACTCCGGCACTCAGGCGATCAAAGCACTCCGTGCCCATGGCTTCCGGGTGATCCTGGTCAACTCGAATCCGGCGACGATCATGACCGATCCCGACCTCGCCGACGCCACCTACATCGAGCCGATCACCTCCGAGGTGGTCGCGGCGATTATCGAAAAGGAGCGCCCCGACGCACTGCTGCCGACGCTGGGCGGCCAGACCGCCCTCAACGTCACTGCCGAACTGCATCGTTCGGGTGAGCTCGGGCGGCTCGGCGTGGAGGTGATCGGGGCGTCCTTCGATGCCATCGAGGCTGCCGAGGATCGGGGCCGGTTCCGCGAGCTCATGGAATCAGTTGGGCTCGAGTGCCCTCCCTCCCGGGCAGTTCGCTCGATCGAGGATGCCCGCCTTGCCGCCGAAGAGGTCGGCTTTCCGCTGATGCTGCGCCCCTCCTACACCCTGGGAGGTGGTGGCACCGGGATCGTGACCGACCCCGCGGCCCTCGATCGGGCAGTCGCCCTCGGCCTGGCGGCGTCGCCGGTGGGAGAGGTGCTCGTCGAGGCGTCAGTGGTCGGGTGGAAGGAGTTCGAGCTCGAGGTAATGCGCGACGGCGCGGGCAACGCCGTGATCGTGTGCTCCATCGAGAACGTCGACCCGATGGGGGTCCACACCGGCGACTCGGTCACCGTGGCGCCGGCGATGACCCTTTCGGACCCGGAGTACCAGGAGATGCGGACCGACGCGATCCGCTGTCTCGAAGCGGTCGGCGTGCAGACGGGCGGATCGAACGTCCAGTTCGCCGTCGACCCCGTGACCGGTCGGCGGCTCGTGATCGAGATGAACCCACGGGTGTCCCGATCCTCGGCGCTGGCATCCAAGGCAACGGGCTTCCCCATCGCCAAGATTGCCGCACTGCTGGCGGTGGGGTTCAACCTCGACGAGATCGCCAATGACATCACCGGCAAGACCCCGGCCTCGTTCGAGCCAGCGCTCGATTATGTGGTGGTTAAGTTTCCTCGATTCGACTTCGCAAAGTTTCCTGACACCGACGACGCACTGGGCACCTCGATGAAGAGCGTGGGCGAAGTGATGGCGATCGGGCGCACCTTCCCGGAGGCCCTCCAGAAGGCGATGCGCAGTCTGGAGATCGGCGACAGGGTCGCCGGCGTCGCCGAGCTCGACCTTGCCGCACTCGTCGCCTCCTGTGCGCTGCCGCGATCCGACCGGTTGCTGCGGGTGGCGGCCGCCCTGTGGCGGGGAGCATCGGTGGCGGAGCTGGCGGAGGCGACCGCGATCGACCCATGGTTCCTCGACCAGATGTCCCTGGTGGAGGAGCTGGCCCACCAGGTGGAAGGAGAAGGCCCATCGGAAGACGGGGCTCGGGCTGCCAAGCGTCTGGGAATCTCCGACGCCAGGCTCGCCGGGCTCTGGAGTCTGACCGAGGCCGAGGTGCGTGCCCGGAGGGCTGGATGGGGCATCGAGGCAACGTTCAAGACCGTCGACACCTGTGCCGCAGAGTTCGAGGCGCTGACCCCCTACTTCTATTCGACCTTCGAGGACGAGGACGAGGCCGCCCCGCCGAGCCCGCGCACGGTGGTGGTGCTCGGGTCGGGCCCCAATCGGATCGGGCAGGGGGTGGAGTTCGACTACTGCTGCGTCCACGCCTGCTTTGCGCTGCACGAAGCGGGCTATCAGCCGGTGATGATCAACTGCAATCCGGAGACCGTGTCCACCGATTACGACACGTCCGACCGCCTGTACTTCGAACCCCTGGATTTCGAGAACGTGATGGCGGTGATCGAGCGGGAGCGCCCCGAGGCGGTCATCGTGCAGTTGGGCGGGCAGACCCCGCTGCGGCTGGCGCGTGCCCTGGCCGATGCCGGCGTGCCCATCGCCGGCACCTCGGCCGATGCCATCGATGCTGCCGAGGACCGGCGGCGGTTCTCGGCCCTTTGCCGCGAGATCGGCGTGCCCCAGCCTCCCAACGGCGAGGCGACTTCGGTGCGGGAGGCGGAGGAGGTCGCCGACCAGATCGGCTTCCCGGTGCTGGTTCGCCCTTCGTACGTGCTGGGCGGCCGGGGGATGCGAGTGGTGTACACCCTCGACGAGTTGATCGAATACTTGCGCGGCCTTTACGGGGCAGCGCCTTCGGAGGTCGACGCCTCGGGCGCCCCGGTGGCGATCGACCGGTTCCTCGAAGGCGCGGTCGAGGTGGATGTCGACGCGCTGTTCGATGGGGCGGAGCTGGTGATCGGCGGGATCATGGAGCATGTCGAGGAGGCCGGTGTCCACTCCGGCGACTCGGCCTGTGTGATTCCGTCGCAGACCCTGTCCGAGGAGGCTCGCAAGCTGATCGTCCGCTACACCGATGCGCTGGCGCAGGGCATCGGGGTGCGCGGGCTGCTCAACATCCAGTTCGCGGTGCGGGGTGACGATGTCGTGGTGCTCGAGGCCAACCCTCGCGCCTCGCGCACGATCCCGTTCGTTTCGAAGGCGACGGGGGTGCCCCTCGCCAAGCTCGCCACCCGGGTGATGATGGGGGAGAGCATCCAGTCATTGCGCGATGCCGGGTTCCCGTTGCCCGATGAGCAGGTGCCGGGGTTCGTCTCGGTGAAGGTGGCCGTGATCCCCTGGCCGAAATTCCCGGAACAGGACATCGTGCTCGGGCCTGAGATGCGGGCCACAGGAGAGGTGATGGGAATCGCCGCCGACCTCGGCACTGCCTACGCCAAGGCGTTGCTGGGCGCCGGGGTTCGGCTTCCCGAGAAGGGGACCGTGTTCTTCTCACTGGCGGATCGCGACAAGGAGGCCGGTCTCGAGGTGGCCCGGATCTTCGCCCGGCGCGGATTCCGTCTGCTCGCCACTGCCGGTACCGCGTCCTTCCTGGCCGAGCGGGGGGTGCCCGCGGCGCACGTCGACAAGGTAGGCGAGGGCCCCTGGGATCCGGTGACTCTCATCCAGGAGGGCAAGGTCGACCTCGTGGTCAACACCCCGCTCGGACGCCGGGCCCGCGGCGATGGCCGAATGATCCGCGCCGCTGCTCAAGCAGGCGCCATCCCCTGCATCACCACGGTGCGCGGCGGCCTCGCCGTCGCCCGCACCCTCGAAGGTGCCGCCGCTGACGTGCTCCAAGTGAAGAGCCTGCAGGAGTGGAGGGCGTAG
- a CDS encoding ABC transporter permease: MTHDPVVEIEYDHEIEGWADTRRKIRQSKMVVAGVSILAVFAVLTFIHPVLQATIWSSKQGVYRPETGHDPAISHPSGPTLDHLLGTDSLGRDVLSLMTFGLRPTFLVAVATAISAGVIGLVVGTSSAYFRGKYDRVMTQVADAFVLLPPPLIFLIASKRGLLGPLALGLLYGLFFGFGPAAIVVRSRALSVMEKPFIDAARSVGGSPSWIITHHVVPHVIPHVAVVVLAGVVGALVTQGFVEFLGIAEYRFGLGNLVYNALTYRTALGTSVPWSALMAGALSISLLASSFYMISSGLREVTDPRRGSRRI, translated from the coding sequence ATGACCCACGACCCTGTGGTCGAGATCGAATACGACCACGAGATCGAAGGATGGGCCGACACCAGGAGGAAGATTCGGCAGAGCAAGATGGTCGTCGCCGGGGTGTCGATCCTCGCCGTCTTCGCCGTGCTCACCTTCATTCATCCGGTCCTCCAGGCCACCATCTGGTCTTCGAAACAAGGGGTCTATCGACCGGAGACCGGGCACGACCCGGCTATCAGCCATCCGTCCGGCCCCACGCTCGATCATCTCCTGGGCACGGATTCGCTGGGCCGCGACGTGCTCAGCCTGATGACCTTCGGCCTCCGTCCCACTTTCCTGGTCGCGGTGGCGACGGCCATCAGCGCCGGAGTGATCGGCCTGGTGGTCGGGACGTCTTCGGCGTATTTCCGCGGGAAATACGACCGGGTCATGACTCAGGTCGCCGACGCGTTCGTCCTGCTGCCTCCGCCGCTGATCTTCCTCATCGCCAGCAAACGAGGCTTGCTGGGGCCTCTCGCGCTGGGACTGCTCTATGGCCTATTCTTCGGATTCGGCCCGGCGGCGATCGTGGTCAGGTCCCGTGCGCTGTCCGTGATGGAGAAGCCGTTCATCGATGCGGCTCGTTCGGTGGGTGGCAGCCCCAGTTGGATCATCACCCACCATGTGGTGCCGCACGTGATCCCCCACGTGGCCGTGGTGGTCTTGGCGGGAGTGGTTGGGGCCTTGGTCACCCAGGGGTTCGTCGAGTTTCTCGGCATCGCCGAGTACCGGTTCGGGCTCGGGAACCTCGTCTACAACGCGCTGACCTACCGGACCGCGCTGGGGACGTCGGTTCCCTGGAGCGCCCTGATGGCAGGGGCTCTTTCGATCTCGTTGCTGGCCTCATCCTTCTACATGATCAGCTCCGGGCTGCGCGAGGTGACCGACCCGCGGCGGGGCTCGCGGAGGATCTGA
- a CDS encoding VOC family protein: MIRVGSIVIRVDDLERQKAFWTAALDYVPREGDDDTFALLRPRDGKGPNLSLDRVSSEVQVPPRIHLDLYAEDQGAEVERLIALGATEVHWDKRPADADYVILADPEGNRFCVFDAG; encoded by the coding sequence ATGATCAGAGTTGGCTCGATCGTGATTCGGGTGGATGACCTGGAGCGGCAGAAGGCGTTTTGGACTGCGGCGTTGGACTACGTGCCGCGCGAGGGTGATGACGACACGTTCGCTCTCCTGCGGCCGCGGGATGGCAAAGGGCCGAACCTTTCACTCGACCGGGTGAGCTCGGAGGTACAAGTGCCGCCACGAATCCATCTCGACCTGTATGCCGAAGACCAGGGGGCCGAGGTCGAGCGACTCATCGCACTGGGGGCCACCGAGGTGCATTGGGACAAGCGGCCGGCGGACGCCGACTACGTGATCCTCGCCGACCCCGAAGGCAACCGCTTTTGTGTGTTCGACGCGGGTTGA
- the carA gene encoding glutamine-hydrolyzing carbamoyl-phosphate synthase small subunit: protein MRRALLVTADGAEFRGVAVGAEGVTVGEAVFNTAMAGYQEVVTDPSYTGQIVVMTAPHIGNYGVTPADDQGRGPHCAGLVMRSMSRLASGSRATGRLDEYLTDAGVVALAEIDTRRLTRHVRERGAMPAAMGSDVDAAELKELARSSPDMAGRDLVSAVTTRKAYFVPPVGERRATVAAFDFGIKRAIVDQLALRGCGVHVVPAGATPEDIMAIGPDGVFLSNGPGDPEPLVGPIATVAALLAKVPMFGICLGHQIMGLALGATTYKLPFGHHGANHPVRRLVDGGIEITSQNHGFAVDLWSLSVDAPPRSSDGLPGPDRLPGSVTSRFGEVVATHQNLNDGTLEGLRCREVPAFSVQYHPEAAPGPHDARGLFDRFMELMGAGHAAPG, encoded by the coding sequence ATGAGGCGCGCCCTACTCGTAACCGCAGACGGCGCCGAGTTCCGGGGAGTGGCGGTCGGCGCCGAGGGAGTGACCGTCGGTGAGGCGGTCTTCAACACCGCCATGGCCGGATACCAGGAGGTGGTGACCGACCCTTCCTACACCGGGCAGATCGTCGTCATGACCGCGCCTCACATCGGCAACTACGGGGTGACCCCCGCCGACGACCAGGGACGTGGGCCGCACTGCGCCGGTCTCGTGATGCGCTCGATGTCACGGCTCGCCAGCGGTTCCCGCGCCACCGGGCGACTGGACGAGTACCTCACGGACGCCGGGGTGGTCGCGCTCGCCGAGATCGACACGCGGAGGTTGACCCGGCACGTCCGCGAGCGAGGGGCCATGCCGGCGGCCATGGGCTCCGACGTCGATGCCGCAGAGTTGAAAGAGCTCGCTCGGTCATCGCCCGACATGGCGGGCCGCGACCTCGTCTCCGCGGTCACGACCAGGAAGGCCTACTTCGTCCCGCCGGTGGGTGAGCGGCGGGCGACCGTCGCCGCCTTCGACTTCGGCATCAAACGGGCCATCGTCGACCAGTTGGCACTCCGAGGCTGCGGCGTCCATGTGGTACCGGCGGGAGCGACACCAGAGGACATCATGGCCATCGGGCCCGACGGCGTCTTCCTGTCCAACGGGCCCGGCGATCCGGAGCCGCTCGTGGGTCCGATCGCCACGGTCGCTGCTCTCTTGGCCAAGGTGCCGATGTTCGGGATCTGCCTCGGGCACCAGATCATGGGGCTCGCCCTCGGGGCTACGACTTACAAGCTTCCGTTCGGCCACCACGGGGCCAACCACCCGGTGCGGCGCCTGGTCGACGGCGGCATCGAGATCACATCGCAGAATCACGGCTTCGCCGTCGACCTCTGGTCGCTCTCTGTCGATGCTCCACCGCGATCATCGGATGGCCTTCCAGGCCCGGATCGCCTCCCCGGCTCGGTGACGAGCCGTTTCGGTGAGGTGGTGGCGACCCATCAGAACCTCAACGACGGAACGCTGGAGGGATTGCGGTGCCGTGAAGTTCCCGCCTTCTCGGTCCAGTATCACCCCGAGGCGGCACCCGGACCGCACGATGCGCGCGGCCTGTTCGACCGCTTCATGGAACTGATGGGGGCGGGTCATGCCGCGCCGGGATGA
- the purE gene encoding 5-(carboxyamino)imidazole ribonucleotide mutase, with the protein MADPVLVAVIVGSASDGDQIAGCREALGRLGIGHEARVISAHRTPTELAEYLDGLEGRGIQIVIAAAGMAAHLAGVVASHTSLPVLGVPMASGTLQGIDALLSTVQMPPGVPVATLGIGSPGGKNAAYLAARILALSHPELKARLAQVLEEDREKVRAAKLPDA; encoded by the coding sequence ATGGCTGATCCCGTCCTCGTGGCCGTCATCGTCGGCTCGGCCTCGGACGGCGATCAGATCGCCGGGTGCCGCGAAGCGCTTGGTCGGCTCGGCATCGGCCACGAGGCCCGAGTGATTTCGGCCCATCGAACCCCCACCGAACTGGCCGAGTACCTCGACGGACTCGAAGGCCGCGGCATTCAGATCGTCATCGCCGCCGCGGGGATGGCCGCCCATCTCGCCGGAGTGGTGGCCTCCCACACCAGCCTCCCGGTCCTCGGGGTGCCGATGGCGTCGGGAACGCTGCAGGGCATCGACGCGTTGCTGTCGACCGTGCAGATGCCACCAGGGGTACCGGTGGCGACGCTGGGGATCGGATCCCCGGGGGGCAAGAACGCCGCCTACCTCGCAGCCCGAATCCTGGCGCTGAGTCATCCGGAACTGAAGGCGAGATTGGCGCAGGTGCTGGAGGAAGATCGGGAGAAGGTGCGCGCGGCAAAGCTGCCGGACGCGTAG
- the sthA gene encoding Si-specific NAD(P)(+) transhydrogenase: MERYDLVVIGSGPAGEKAAAQAAYFGKSVALVERAARLGGAPVNSGGIPAKTLRETALYLTGHTRRHLYGVGMELSSDIMLDRLRKRSAEESERAGETVRVNLERHGVVVVHGAGLLGPDHAVSVALAGGGNEALHGKVILIATGSHPLRPPSIPFDDPDVEDSDSILALDRIPDSMVVIGGGPVGCEYASIFGALGVEVTLVDMAARLMPFLDFDASEQLAVCLKDLGIEVLVGSPPATVDRVDGKLTVTIGDRVMRPGKVLFVAGRKGNTDGLGLEDAGVNLDDRGRIIVDAEYQTTAPGIYAAGDVIGPPALASVSAEQGRVAACHAFDIPFKEGVDELAPSGIYSIPEVGVVGMTSEQAAAAGIDFEVGRYDFSENSRSRIAGTTYGMIKLVFRREDRRLLGVHIVGEEAAELVHIGQAVIHAGKTIDQFIDSTFNIPTRSEAYKYAAYDGLQRLQGRDA, translated from the coding sequence ATGGAGAGATACGACCTGGTGGTCATCGGATCGGGCCCGGCCGGCGAGAAGGCCGCGGCCCAAGCGGCCTACTTCGGGAAATCGGTGGCTCTGGTGGAGCGCGCCGCGCGCCTCGGCGGGGCCCCGGTGAACAGCGGCGGCATTCCCGCCAAGACCCTGCGCGAGACCGCCCTCTACCTGACCGGTCACACCCGTCGCCACTTGTACGGCGTCGGAATGGAGTTGAGCAGTGACATCATGCTCGACCGGCTTCGCAAGCGTTCGGCCGAGGAGTCGGAACGCGCCGGCGAAACCGTGCGCGTCAACCTGGAACGCCACGGGGTGGTGGTGGTGCACGGAGCCGGGCTTCTTGGACCCGATCACGCCGTGTCGGTCGCACTGGCCGGCGGCGGCAATGAGGCGCTACATGGCAAGGTGATCCTGATCGCCACGGGATCACATCCGCTCCGCCCGCCGAGTATTCCCTTCGACGACCCCGACGTAGAGGACTCAGACTCGATCCTTGCCCTCGACCGCATCCCCGACAGCATGGTGGTCATCGGAGGCGGACCGGTGGGATGCGAGTACGCGTCGATCTTCGGTGCGTTAGGGGTCGAAGTCACGCTCGTCGACATGGCCGCGCGGCTCATGCCCTTCCTCGACTTCGACGCGTCGGAGCAGCTCGCCGTCTGCTTGAAGGATCTCGGCATCGAGGTGTTGGTCGGGTCTCCGCCCGCCACGGTCGATCGCGTCGATGGCAAGCTCACCGTCACCATCGGTGACAGGGTGATGAGGCCCGGCAAGGTGTTGTTCGTCGCCGGGCGCAAGGGCAATACCGACGGTCTGGGGCTCGAGGACGCCGGGGTGAACCTCGACGACCGCGGGCGGATCATCGTGGACGCCGAGTACCAGACGACGGCGCCCGGGATCTACGCGGCCGGCGACGTGATCGGCCCGCCTGCCCTCGCCTCCGTCTCGGCTGAGCAGGGGCGGGTAGCGGCCTGTCACGCCTTCGACATTCCGTTCAAGGAGGGGGTCGACGAGTTGGCCCCGTCCGGGATCTACTCGATCCCCGAAGTGGGAGTAGTGGGGATGACGTCCGAACAGGCGGCCGCCGCCGGAATCGATTTCGAGGTCGGCCGCTACGACTTCTCCGAGAACTCGCGAAGCCGGATCGCTGGCACCACCTACGGGATGATCAAGCTGGTGTTCCGCCGCGAGGACCGCCGGCTCCTCGGCGTCCACATCGTCGGTGAAGAGGCGGCCGAATTGGTGCACATCGGGCAGGCGGTGATCCACGCCGGGAAGACGATCGACCAGTTCATCGACTCGACCTTCAACATCCCCACCCGGAGCGAGGCCTACAAGTACGCCGCTTACGACGGGCTGCAGCGGCTCCAGGGGCGGGACGCCTGA